In the genome of Arenicella chitinivorans, the window CAAGTTTTGCCTGTAATGCAGCAGCAAGCGCCGAGCGCTGGTCATTAGTGAGTGCTTTCGCGGTAACGACATCCGCGTTGACCGTGGCACGTGCTTTAGCGACATGTGCCTCAAACTGTTGATGAATATCAGGCAGTGCTAATAGACGATCATTTTGTACCAACATGTGGATAAAGTTAGCACCGCCTTGCGGCAGATTGTCTTGTGCAATTCCTGTCAAAAGTTCGATGACTTGTGAATCGTCTACACGCGGATCAGCAATCAGCGTGCGAAAGCTATCATCTTGGCTAATCAGGGCAAGTTGTTCCAACGCAGAACCCCACGCATCAAATGCGTTAGTTTCCTGCGCCAGATCAAACACCGCTTTGGCATAAGGTCGAGCAATGGATGCGTTATCTGCCATTCTTCTTACCTGTCTGTGCTGCTAAGTTTCAAGAATCACCCTGACTTAGCTTGCTTTCAGTTGCTGAACCAGATCTTCAATCAAAGTGGCATGTACACTTTCATCGATCTCTTTTTCAACAATTTTGGAGGCCGCTGCAACTGCGATTGAAGAAACCTGGCCGCGTAACTCTTCACGAGCTGCGAAAGCTTGTTGCTCGACTTCAGATTTCGCTGAATCGAGGATACGCGCTTTTTCGCTAGTTGCGGCTTCTTGAGCTTCTTCGACCACGGTGTTACCGCGTTTTTCAGCACTTGCAATGATTTCAGCAGCCTGGCTCTTCGCTTGCGCGACCAACTCGGCGGCTTCTTTCTCTGCAACTTCTTGAGCCTTCTG includes:
- a CDS encoding F0F1 ATP synthase subunit delta, whose amino-acid sequence is MADNASIARPYAKAVFDLAQETNAFDAWGSALEQLALISQDDSFRTLIADPRVDDSQVIELLTGIAQDNLPQGGANFIHMLVQNDRLLALPDIHQQFEAHVAKARATVNADVVTAKALTNDQRSALAAALQAKLGMQVELSETVDSSLIGGAIIKAGDLVIDGSAKGRIEKLSSALMR
- a CDS encoding F0F1 ATP synthase subunit B, with translation MNINLTLIGQSITFFLFVWFCKKYVWPPMMDAMAARQKEIADGLAAAEQGQKAQEVAEKEAAELVAQAKSQAAEIIASAEKRGNTVVEEAQEAATSEKARILDSAKSEVEQQAFAAREELRGQVSSIAVAAASKIVEKEIDESVHATLIEDLVQQLKAS